CGGGCGAAAGGGTGGAACGTATCCATTTTGAAACAGCATCATGAGCGTCGAGCGATCCGGCAAAGAGCAGGTATCGGAAATGACGGTAAACGGTGAATTGATCCATAGTTTGATGCTGTACATCAAAAGCCGTCTCAGCTCTCGGCATGAACCATGTTTTATGAAGCGAAGCCGTAATGACCGGGGATAACGTACTGTCACAAAAAAGAATAAGCGTGTCCGTTCCTCCGATGGCCTCTGTTTGTGTCGGTTTACAACTTCCTAAAAATAATACAACGAAAAGCAGTTTACGATACGACGGCATGTTCCGCTTTATTTTTTCTCAGCATAAAAATAAAACCACCGGGCAAAGTTGAAACGGCAGATAAAAGATACGTTACGAAACCGATCGAAAAAGCGATCTCTGAAGAAACACCGATTTTGCGAAAAAGAAATACTGTGGTTTGTTCGCGGGGGCCCGTGCCGCCGATGGAAATGGGCAAACTGGCTGCCAGTGAAATCATGGGTACAAACAGGATGTAAAACATCAACGAAGATGTATCGCCCAGCGCACGGCCGATGGCCGCTATAGCGATGATGCGAAGCATTTGCACTCCGCCTGCAATCAGAAAAACGCGCATCAAAAGTCGCGGTGCTGTACGAAAACGATTCAATTCACTGTAAAGATGATCAACCCGCATTCTTAACCGTTTAGGTACGAGCCATGCCAGCGGTGTTAGGAGAAATACGGCCAAAGGGCGGTGAAAAAGAAGAATCAAACCGAATATCCACAGGAGTAAAAGCCCGGTGATGGCAAAAAACATTCGCAAAGATTCACCTTGACCAATTAAAAAAATACCGGAAATGCACGCATATAAAATAAGGATCAATAAACCCACGAAACGATCAAAAAAAACGACGGCCAAAGCCGGTGAAAGGCGTTGCGGATCAGCGGTATGGCGATGAATATCATACACTCGCAACACATCACCCCCCATACCGCTTATGAGAAAATTATTAAAAAAAAGTCCCACATAATAATACCCAACGACCGTCGGGTATTTCAATCGGATATCACCGATCGCTAATATGCTCTGCCACTGCCATGCACCAAGCAGATAACTCAATGTAAGAAGTATAAATGATGCTAATATCCAATTAACGTTGATGGATTGCCAAATCGTTATCATCGCCGTTAAATCAATACTCCGTACAGCCCAATACATCAAGCCCAAGCTTACGGCGATTTTTAAAACCGTCCATATGTATTTTCGCCATGTCACGGGCATGGTCTTACGGTTTGATTTTGGATTTCAGTTCATTGAGCTTAGCCTGTGCCTGTACATCTTTCGGATTGAAAGCTATCCACTGTTCCAAAACCTGAGCCGCTTGCGCGTATTCGCCAAGCTGTTCGAGCGCCATCGTATAATACCCGAGAATTTCGGGGTTGGTCGGATCGGCCTGCGACATCGGCTCGAGTATTTTTTTAGCGCGTTCCGCGTCTTTCAGATTGAAAAGAAACATGGCGGCCACACGCAGTTTACCGGGCGGGTCTAGACGCACGGCTTTCTCGTTAGCGAGAATATCTTCTGCGGCCTCACGCAATTTTTCGGGTTTGCCCGCATCCGAATAAAACTGACCGATCGCCAGTTTCAGACGGTAGTCGCGTACAGGAATGACGTTTTGTGGAATCGTTTTTTCCATCGAATCTAAAATCGCAACAATTTTCTGATTGGTCGTAAATTCGGCCGGATACGCGTCATCAATCTGTGTATGCAATCCGGAGGACATGTTTTTTTGTGTACGATAATATTCGGCCATACGCAGGTACAGCGTGCGGTAGTTTTGTGTCAATCGCCGAACGTTATCGTCATACGCCACGTTCGGATTGTTCATATTACGGTATTTGTATTTCTTGAATGTGTTTTCATACATGTGATCAATAGACATATCGGTGCCTGGCACACCGACAAGTTTCATCGCCAGACCGTCCATGCGCAGGTATTTATCCAGACCGCACATATTGTCATTGCTAACAGTGATAGCAAAATAAATCGGGCGTTCAAATTTATTAGCAAAAAGAATATCCAGCACCATCAGATCCTGTACACGTAACCCGCGACCTTGGATGGTCGGTTCGACGGTGAATTTCATTTTAGGAACGGTCATCGTATCGTAACCGGCGGGAAGCTTGCGGCCGGATTCGACCCAATCTTTCCAGTACACGTCTTTGGGAACATCGAGCGCAAAGTCACGGCGGTCCCAGCGCATGGGCTGGATGGATGAATTGGGAATTTTGGGGTCGCCCAAAATTTCGCGATCACTAAATCCGACAGGTACTTTGAGCGCTTTGAATGTCGTACCGTCCGGCATGTGGTACAAGGGTTCAAGGTTTTTCATCTGATTGATATACCATTCCGTATTGACGAGGCTCAGATTGACGATACGTACATCAGGGCGCACTTTTTCGACTTCCTGTAAATACCAGAGCGGGAAGGTATCGTTATCGCCGTTCGTGTAGAGAATGGCATTCGGTTCGCAGGTCACCAACAAGTTGTACGAATAATCCCAGGCCACATAGTTGCCCTGACGGCTGGAAGAAAATTTGTTGTATACAAACATGTTGAGCGGCAGCAGTACAAAGGCAACACCTGTTACGCCGTATGTCAGCATGCGCGTCATGTCGCTGTCTTTAAATTTTTCTTCGATAAATTCAAAGATCGCATAAATACCAATGCCGATCCAAATCGAAAATGCAAAGAAGGCGCCGACATACGAATAGTCTCGTTCGCGTGGCTGAGGATCCGGTTGATTGACATACACAATGATCATGATGCCGGTCATGATAAAAAGTCCCAACGTCGAAAGTGCACGTTTCCAGTCTTTGCTGAAATGATGAATCATGCCGAAAATACCGACGAGGAACGGTAACGCGTACAATCCGCGGAAGCTCAACACGGTGTACATATAGCTGTAGCGGTCTTCTTGCGTGTCTTGCAATTTATCCACACTCCAACCGATGGCATTGCGCAGGTGATCAATAAGGGACAACGCGTATTCGTCCGGGCGACCTATGAATTGCCAGTTAAAATAACGGACAAACATCTTTTTGATCTGATATTCCCAGATCGGTGCGTTACGCGGCCACAGCACAAGTTCGCCGTATTGCTCACGGTTGAGGTAGCTGATGAATTTGCTCCACGTATCAGGGTCGTTTTGATCCACATTGGGGTTGAGTCCTGAGCGAATCATGATCGTCGCATACGTCGAATATCCGAGAAAAATCAATAGTGATGAAATGACGATCAGTGCGCCATTATGGTTATTATTGCGGATCATAATAAACGAAAGATAAATCAGCACGGCAAACATCAGGAACACGGAAACCGTGCTCAGACCAAAACGATCCAGCATAAAAGGAATTTGAATAGAATAGAAAAGAAATACTTTGTAAATCACGCCCATCGCGATGAGACCGATCAGTAAAAATTTGAAAAAACCGGAAAAAGTGATTTCAAATTTTTTGGTATAAATCAGGAAGAAAATAAACGGCAACGCAAGAATCACCAAAAGGTGAATACCTATAGCGAGCCCGAGGATATAAGCGATCAGAAGAAGATATACATCGCTGTGGATATCATCCGGCTTTTCCAGCCACACCGTGATCAGCCATGTCACGATCGCCGTACAAAAAATCGAAGCCGCATAGACTTCCGATTCGACCGCATTAAACCATTGGCTATAGGTGAATGCAAACGTAAGTGCACTGATGGCCGAAGCGATGACGATTTTCAGCGAACCAAACGTTGATTCCGGACGTTCTTTCCACTGCAGGATCAGGCGTACTGTCGTCAGATACAAAAACAATACGGCGAAAGCACTGGTAAATGTTGAAATCAGATTGATACGAAAAGCAATGTCGTAATCGGTAACGGCTAAACCCAATGCGTGACCGATACCGGAGGTCGGCAGAATGGAAAAAATTCGACCCAGTAAAAGAAACAGAGGCGAGCCGGGCGGGTGGGGAATAGCCATAGTGTATGCCGTTGCGGCAAATTCGCCACAATCCCAATATGAAAGTGTCGGCGAAATCGTAAAAAGATAGCCGAGGAAAGCCACCGCAAATACGATCGCGGCAGTTATGCGGTTGATAAAAGCAAAGCGGTTCATTCTGTGTTAGCGCTCCTATAAATGAATAAATATTATTTGTCGGATCGTTCGGCCATATAAGCACGCAAGGCATCTTGCCAGGGGCGCATACGATCTATGCCGAGTTTTTGTAATGCGGCATTTTCTAAAACCGAATACGCCGGGCGGCGAACAGGACTGCCGAAGGCCGCGACTGTCGTGCGCTCCAAGCGCGTCGTATAACCGGCTATTGAAAAAATAGTTTGCGTAAAATCGTACCACGAACAAGCGCCGGCATTGGTCGCATGAAAAATCCCCGCCGGTTTGCCGTTTAACATCAGTGCGATTTGCCCAGCCAAGTCGCGTGTGTAGGTCGGCGTCAGCACTTCGTCATCCACGACTTTTACGATCGCGCGTTCACGGCCAAGCCGAAGCATGGTCTCAACAAAATTTGTCTTTTTTCCGCGGCATTCGAATATCCCGTACAATCCCGATGTGCGCACCACCGCTGCGGCCGGATGATATGCATTCACAAAATGATCGCCGGCGAGTTTGGTGATGCCATACGTGTTAACCGGAGCCGTAAGATCGGATTCGATGTACGGAGTTTTTTTATTACCGTCGAAAACATAATCGGTGCTGATGTGTATCAAATACGCATTCACTATTCGGCTGGCATCCGCAATATGTCTTGCGGCAAGCGCGTTGACGGTAAAAGCTTCCTCCGTATGTAGTTCGCAACCGGGAACATCCGTCATGGCGGCGCAATTAACGACCGCATCCGGGCGATGTTTTTCTGTGGTGCTTAGAACCTGTGCGGAATCGGAAATATCACATTCCGAACGGCTAATCGCTATAACGTGATGTTGATCGGCTAATACACGTTGAATGTCTTTACCCAGCTGGCCGCTTCCGCCCCAAAGCAATATCGTCATGAAAAAACCATAATCCTTAATCAAAAACCCATAGTATGAAATTCGCGTTTCTTCTTCAAGAAGTAATCCGCTACGATGCTGCGAGGGTATATGAGATGAGCGAAAGAGGTTTCGTCGGTTTTATGAAGATTTTTGGCGAACTTACGTTTACTGGACAATGAAATACAATGCGCGTAAATCCAAAAATGCGCTTTGAGAACAGCCCACATACGGAGCGGCTCACCGCGAAAAAGGCTTTGGATGGCCGCGATACCGTCCAGAACAAAACGAAAAAGTAGGGTTCGCCAGAAACCGCGCCGAGGTAAATTTTTGATCAATACGACAAGGCTGTTGCGGTGATTCCAATACAACTTGCGCAGATTGGCCGCAGGCAGAGAAGCGCTGACGTAATGATATATCCGGCTTTGAGGGATAACCTGTATGCGATAACCCGCCCAATGCAATCGCCAGCATAAATCAATCTCTTCAAAGTGCATAAAAAAGTCTTCATCCAGTAAGCCGATTTCATCCAGCGCCGAACGGCGTAAAAACAAAGCCGCACCACTGGCCCAGAAAATATCCCGCACGTCATCGTATTGTCCGTGATCCTTTTCGATGGTATCAAATATCCGGCCGCGTAAAAAGGGATATCCCCAGGGATCAATAAAACCACCGCTGGCCCCGGCGTATTCAAAAAAACCTTTGTTGATCATGGATTGCAATTTGGGCTGGAGTGCGGCAATCGATGCATCGGCCTCGGCAGCGTTGACCAAATGCGTGAGCCAATCCGGATCGGCTTCGACGTCGTTATTGAGGAGTACCACGTAGGCGCCTTTACTTTGAAGGATCCCGACGTTATTGCCGCCCGTATAGCCGAGATTGGCACCTGTTTCTATGATGCGAACCCAGGGAAATTTTTCGCGTGTGTAAGATACGCTGTCGTCGCTGGATGCATTATCCACCATGATCCATTCGACATGGGGATATGTAGTACGCCGGAGCGATTCGAAAAGCGTGTCGGTGAAGCGACGGCCATTATAGTTGAGGATAACGACGGAGACAAGCGGAGATGCGGGTAACATGGATCAGAATGCCGGTTCAACGTCGTGAGAAGATGGCGGCGGTACGATGCCCGCATGCGCCGTATCCATCGGAACAAATTTGGTAAACTTGCGCGCCCATCCGAGTTTGGCCGTGTCGGTCGGACCGTTGCGGTGTTTGGCGATGATAATCTCGGCTTCCGTAACCATGGATTGATTGAAGGAATCTTGTGCCGTATTGTAATAATCTTCACGATGGATGAACATAACGACGTCCGCATCCTGTTCGATAGAACCCGAATCGCGCAAATCGGAAAGTTGCGGGCGCTTGTCCCCTCCGCGTTGCTCGACAGCGCGCGAAAGCTGTGAAAGGGCAATCACGGGTATGGATAATTCTTTTGCCAACGCTTTCAGCGAACGGGAGATCAAGGCCACCTCTTCCTGACGATTGGCACCCGAACGCACCGACGCATTGATCAGCTGGAGATAATCGATAATAAGAAGTTCGACATTATGTTCTGCTTTGAGACGTCGTGCCCGCGCACGCAAATCAAGAATGTTGAGACCGGCCGTTTCGTCAATAAAGATATTCGCCTTATGCAGATTATTGACACTCGTATGCAGTTTGCGGTAGTCCTTATCCGGCAAATTGCCGCTACGCAAGCGTTGAGCGTCCACTTCTGCTTCCGCGCAAAGCAAACGCGTCACAAGATCGGTCGAAGACATTTCGAGCGAAAAAATACCTACGGCTTTTTGATGCAAAACCGCCGCATGGCGGGCGACATTGAGTACCAGGGCCGTTTTTCCCATACCGGGCCGCGCGGCAACGATGATCAGATTGGAAGCTTGAAAACCGTTGGTGATATGGTCAATACTTTGAAAACCTGACGGAACGCCGGTCAGTCCCCCCGGGCGATTGTAATAATTATCCATTTGCTCAAAAGCATCGTGTAAGATCGCATTGAGCGGGCGAAACTGTTGGCTGGCCTTATCCTGAGCGATATCAAAAATTTGTTTTTCGACGGTGTCAATCAGTGTATCCACGTCTTCGGTTTCCTGAAACGCCATATTGACGATTTGTCCGCCGACAGTAATCAGTTTACGTAAACGGGATTTATCAAGAACGATTTTGGTGTAGGTAGCAATATTGGAGGCGCTGGGCACTTTATTGGTCAAACCTGTAATAAAGTATGCTCCGCCGATGCGTTCCAGTTGGTTGGAGCGTCGAAGTTCCTCGGTTACGGTAAGCGCATCGATCGGCTCGCTCCGCAGATACAATGTTTTCATCACGCCGTAGATGATGCGGTGGGATTCTTTGTAGAAACAGGATTCATCCAAAAAATCCATGATCGAGGTAAATGCCGTTTCATCAATCAAAATGGCGCCGAGAATAGCTTCTTCGACTTCCGTGGCCTGCGGTGGTACGCGCCCGGGGTAGTCGAGAATTTTACCGTTGATTTGGTCTTCCTGTACGGACATGTTTTTTATAAAAAATGGTTAGATGACTCAATTAATAACAGCAAAACTCAGTCTAAATCTTAGTTTTGCGGGGAATGAAGTTAATCAAAAAATGGACTATTGCAAGTCCGTATCGCCGTTTGATTTGAATTTTTCGAGCAGCTCGTTGATCGTCGTTTTATTGAGATCAAACGCTTGATCGTTGGAGGCTTGCTTCATCGCGGAGACCACGTCGCTCAGAAGATTGATCGTACGGGAAATGCGACGGCATCCTATGGAGGCCACATCGATCAGTTTGCGTACTTGTTCGACGTCGGCGGGATCGGTGAGCTGCGCACGTCCTGAAATCGGCGCGATGGCATTATTGATATGATGGGAAATCGCGATCAATGTTTGTTCCAAGGTACGAATGCGTTCGATTTCTTTTTCACGGTTGGTCAGAGCCAGACGAAGTTCGCGAAGTTTGAGCAGAGACGCGATTTGAGCGCGGAGTTCGGTAAGGTTGTACGGTTTGGTCAGATACGCATCCGCGCCTTTTTCCAGGCCGGTGAGTTTATCACTCAATTCGACTTTGGCCGTAACAAGCACGATCGGTGTCATTTTGATCGTATCATCGCTGCGAATGGCTTCGCACAGTTTGTAGCCGTCCATTTTGGGCATCATGACGTCGCTCAACACGATATCATGGTGATGTTGCCGTAAAATAGACAAACCTTCTTCGCCATCGCCCGCTACATCAACTTCAAATTTTTCTTTGATAAAATACAAACGAAGGATTTTTATCGTATCGGGGTCGTCTTCGACGATCAATATCCGGTTACTGCGCGGAAAAGGTGATCCCTTAGTACCTTCAGAGTTCATGCAAGCCCGATAAAATTGACTTTTGAGGAAATTGTTTATACTTTGATTTTCAATTGTGCGCCCTATGGGGCAGGACAACATACTACAGAAAATTACCCATGCGCAAGCCTTTTTTATGCGCAGACGGAGGGAGTAAAAACGTGTACAAACGATCGTCCATATATATATTTTTGAGCCTCATTTTGTTGTTAAACGGATGCGTGCCGCAGTACGGTGAACTCAAGTTGCCGCCACGCCATATTATTATAAAATACTGTTGGGAAACATTTGAGCTTGGTCTTAAAGACAAAAATGATTTTGTCAAAACGTCCACGCTGACGACTTTGGGACGCATCGGCTCGGCATCAGCGGCGGAAACCATCGCATCGGCAGATCTCGGTGTGAAACCGCAAGTGACGCGCACAGCCGTTGCAACGCTGGCGCAGATGCACGACAGTGCGGCATTTCAAGCCTTGCTTCGGTTCCGTGGTCATTCTGATTTTTTTGTGCGCGAAAATGTCGCGATGGGTATGGTACGCATGCGGGATTTGTACGGTGACACCTTAGTGGCCCGCGTACTCAAGCGTATGCATCTATACGTGGATTCGATCGAAAGCGATACGATGTTCTACGAAAAATCCGAGATTCAGCAAGAGCGGCGTGAAATCAAAACCAAACTGGCCATTGCTATTTCATCGGTTGATCCGCGATTCCCTGATCCTCAGATTGCGCTTGCCTACCGCGATGCACCCTTGGCGGCGCGTGTCGCATTGGTTAATTTTATCGGCGCCGTCAAGCCACCCAATGCACTGACATGGCTGAGCCCATTTATGATGGATTCTTCCACCTACGTACGTTCCAAAACAGCCGAGGCATTAGGAAAAATCGCCTCACCGCAAGCCTATGATATGCTGCGGGGTATGTTGCGAACGCAACGACGTGAAGAAGTCGTTGTCAACGCGGCGATCGCTTTGATGCCGGCCGACGAAGTGCGCGCCGTCGAAGTTTTGATACAGGCAATGGATACCTATGATGAAGATACGCAGAGTAATATCTTACTTGCTCTCGGCGAAGCTAAATTACCTGAATCCCGCGCTAAAATTTTGCCGTTGGTAAAATCGGCCGTTACCGGTAAAGGCGATTGGGTGCGGGTCGGTGCCATCGGTGCTTTGGGATTGATCAAAGATACGACTACACTGCCGCTCATCGAAGCGGCGCTGGAAGATCCGGTGGACGAAGTCCGCGAAATTGCCGTCGGGGTTTTGGCTCAGATGAAAGGCGAAACAATGGTGGATCGGCTCAAAGCCTGGGCAAAAGACGATCAGTACTCCATGCGTTCCGTCGCGCTCGCCGGATTAGGTTCCCTGCGCGATCCCGTCATGGTCGAAAAAACCGTATATCCGGTTTTGTATAATACCATGAAGTTTGATCCGGAAATGATGGTCCGAGTGCGGGCCGCGTTTACATTGCTTAATATCATCAATGATCGTAAGTACACCAAAGGAATTTGAAGCTAAGTATTGCTAACCTAACAAGGAGCTAATCAACGCATATGCGTCGTTTGTCCACTATCCTTTTCGTATTGATACTCGGCTACTATGCCGTATCCAGTTACGTCAGTTTTTACAGCGAGCTGTTGTGGTTTCAGTCCATGGGGTATGAAGAAGCCTTTTGGCGAATGTATATGACTGAATATATTGTCGGTGCGGTATACTTCGCGATATTTTGGCTTGTGATCGGCGTCAATATATGGATCGCTTCCCGAATGGAGGCCGTGTACGTTTCACCGACCGGCGGTGTGTATCAACAACCCTTCAATCTTGTTGCGAAACCTGCCAAAACAATATTTTTCGGCATTTTGATCTTTGTAAGTTATATCATGTCCAGTGCGCCGGCCGCCAAGTGGATGCGCATTTTGCAATACATGCATAGTGAAAGCTTCGGTACGGCGGACAGTGTGTTTCAAAAAGACATCGGTTATTATATTTACCAACTGCCATTTTATCAGAGTATCGTATCATGGTTGTATGGCGTGGTGATCGTCGCGATGATCGCTGTGCTGGCTACGTATCTTTACCGTAAAGCGATTTATATCGAACCGCAAGGAATTCGCCTCGCGGATGTCGTGAAACGCCATCTGATGATACTGGGCGCCATGTTGCTTTTGATCTACGCCGTGGATAATTATTTTTCGGCGTACAATATCCTTTACAAAGATAACGGAACGGTAGTCGGCGCATCGTATACGGATGTGCATGCCGTTCTGCTTGGTTACCGTGTGATGATTGCCGTCGCCATACTTGGTGCGATCGCCGCATTATGGGGCGCTGTCAAAGCGACGTGGCGGTTTGCGGTGATCGGCGGCGTTGCCCAATTTGCCGTCGGCTTTGTCATGCTCAACGTGTATCCCGGGCTGATTCATCGTTTTGTGGTCACCCCCAACGCGCTCGAAAAAGAAAAACCTTATATCGAAGAAAATATTCGCCAAACGCGTCGCGCCTACGAATTGGATAAAATTACCGAACAGGATTTTAACTACGAATTATCGCTCAAAGCGTCCGATTTGAAAGCCAATTCCTCCACGATCAAAAATATCACGTTGTGGGATTATCGTCCGATCAAAGATTCGTATTCGCAGCTTCAGGAGATACGTCCGTATTACAATTTTTATGACGTGGACATTGATCGCTACATGATCAACGGCGAATACCGTCAGGTCATGTTGGCCGGACGTGAAATGAATCTCGACAAAATCGGTTCCAGTGAAAATTGGATCAATAAGACCTTTATCTACACCCACGGCCACGGTATCGTCATGAGTCCGGTCAACGTCGTTACACAAGAAGGTCAGCCGGAGTTTTTCATCAAAAATATTCCGCCGGAATTAGCGGTGAATATCAAAATAGATCGCCCGGAAATTTATTTCGGTGAACTGATGAACGAATCGGATTACGTGATCGTCAAAACTTCGAAAGAAGAATTTGACTATCCTTTGGGCGAATCCAATCAGCATACGATGTACAAGGAAGAATCCGGTGTAAGTATCGGCAGCTTTGCCCGTAAGATGCTTTTTGCGATTCGTTTTAACAAATTTAATCTCCTGCTGAACGACTATATTCAGGCGCAAAGTAAAGTATTATACTATCGTAATATCCGCGATCGCGTCGAAAAAATCGCGCCGTATATCCGGTGGGATCGCGATCCGTACCTCGTGGCGGAGAACGGACGACTTTACTGGATGATGGATGGATATACGATCACGGATCAATACCCGTACTCAGCTATGTCGGAAGAAAGAGTGGGTTCCGGGGCTTTTGCACGCAAACGCTATTTCAATTATATCCGCAATTCCGTCAAAGTCGTGATTGATGCGTACAACGGCAAAACCGATCTGTATGCATTTCAACCCG
This sequence is a window from bacterium. Protein-coding genes within it:
- a CDS encoding flippase-like domain-containing protein, with protein sequence MPVTWRKYIWTVLKIAVSLGLMYWAVRSIDLTAMITIWQSINVNWILASFILLTLSYLLGAWQWQSILAIGDIRLKYPTVVGYYYVGLFFNNFLISGMGGDVLRVYDIHRHTADPQRLSPALAVVFFDRFVGLLILILYACISGIFLIGQGESLRMFFAITGLLLLWIFGLILLFHRPLAVFLLTPLAWLVPKRLRMRVDHLYSELNRFRTAPRLLMRVFLIAGGVQMLRIIAIAAIGRALGDTSSLMFYILFVPMISLAASLPISIGGTGPREQTTVFLFRKIGVSSEIAFSIGFVTYLLSAVSTLPGGFIFMLRKNKAEHAVVS
- a CDS encoding DUF2723 domain-containing protein is translated as MNRFAFINRITAAIVFAVAFLGYLFTISPTLSYWDCGEFAATAYTMAIPHPPGSPLFLLLGRIFSILPTSGIGHALGLAVTDYDIAFRINLISTFTSAFAVLFLYLTTVRLILQWKERPESTFGSLKIVIASAISALTFAFTYSQWFNAVESEVYAASIFCTAIVTWLITVWLEKPDDIHSDVYLLLIAYILGLAIGIHLLVILALPFIFFLIYTKKFEITFSGFFKFLLIGLIAMGVIYKVFLFYSIQIPFMLDRFGLSTVSVFLMFAVLIYLSFIMIRNNNHNGALIVISSLLIFLGYSTYATIMIRSGLNPNVDQNDPDTWSKFISYLNREQYGELVLWPRNAPIWEYQIKKMFVRYFNWQFIGRPDEYALSLIDHLRNAIGWSVDKLQDTQEDRYSYMYTVLSFRGLYALPFLVGIFGMIHHFSKDWKRALSTLGLFIMTGIMIIVYVNQPDPQPRERDYSYVGAFFAFSIWIGIGIYAIFEFIEEKFKDSDMTRMLTYGVTGVAFVLLPLNMFVYNKFSSSRQGNYVAWDYSYNLLVTCEPNAILYTNGDNDTFPLWYLQEVEKVRPDVRIVNLSLVNTEWYINQMKNLEPLYHMPDGTTFKALKVPVGFSDREILGDPKIPNSSIQPMRWDRRDFALDVPKDVYWKDWVESGRKLPAGYDTMTVPKMKFTVEPTIQGRGLRVQDLMVLDILFANKFERPIYFAITVSNDNMCGLDKYLRMDGLAMKLVGVPGTDMSIDHMYENTFKKYKYRNMNNPNVAYDDNVRRLTQNYRTLYLRMAEYYRTQKNMSSGLHTQIDDAYPAEFTTNQKIVAILDSMEKTIPQNVIPVRDYRLKLAIGQFYSDAGKPEKLREAAEDILANEKAVRLDPPGKLRVAAMFLFNLKDAERAKKILEPMSQADPTNPEILGYYTMALEQLGEYAQAAQVLEQWIAFNPKDVQAQAKLNELKSKIKP
- the rfbD gene encoding dTDP-4-dehydrorhamnose reductase gives rise to the protein MTILLWGGSGQLGKDIQRVLADQHHVIAISRSECDISDSAQVLSTTEKHRPDAVVNCAAMTDVPGCELHTEEAFTVNALAARHIADASRIVNAYLIHISTDYVFDGNKKTPYIESDLTAPVNTYGITKLAGDHFVNAYHPAAAVVRTSGLYGIFECRGKKTNFVETMLRLGRERAIVKVVDDEVLTPTYTRDLAGQIALMLNGKPAGIFHATNAGACSWYDFTQTIFSIAGYTTRLERTTVAAFGSPVRRPAYSVLENAALQKLGIDRMRPWQDALRAYMAERSDK
- a CDS encoding glycosyltransferase family 2 protein encodes the protein MLPASPLVSVVILNYNGRRFTDTLFESLRRTTYPHVEWIMVDNASSDDSVSYTREKFPWVRIIETGANLGYTGGNNVGILQSKGAYVVLLNNDVEADPDWLTHLVNAAEADASIAALQPKLQSMINKGFFEYAGASGGFIDPWGYPFLRGRIFDTIEKDHGQYDDVRDIFWASGAALFLRRSALDEIGLLDEDFFMHFEEIDLCWRLHWAGYRIQVIPQSRIYHYVSASLPAANLRKLYWNHRNSLVVLIKNLPRRGFWRTLLFRFVLDGIAAIQSLFRGEPLRMWAVLKAHFWIYAHCISLSSKRKFAKNLHKTDETSFAHLIYPRSIVADYFLKKKREFHTMGF
- the dnaB gene encoding replicative DNA helicase; this encodes MLDYPGRVPPQATEVEEAILGAILIDETAFTSIMDFLDESCFYKESHRIIYGVMKTLYLRSEPIDALTVTEELRRSNQLERIGGAYFITGLTNKVPSASNIATYTKIVLDKSRLRKLITVGGQIVNMAFQETEDVDTLIDTVEKQIFDIAQDKASQQFRPLNAILHDAFEQMDNYYNRPGGLTGVPSGFQSIDHITNGFQASNLIIVAARPGMGKTALVLNVARHAAVLHQKAVGIFSLEMSSTDLVTRLLCAEAEVDAQRLRSGNLPDKDYRKLHTSVNNLHKANIFIDETAGLNILDLRARARRLKAEHNVELLIIDYLQLINASVRSGANRQEEVALISRSLKALAKELSIPVIALSQLSRAVEQRGGDKRPQLSDLRDSGSIEQDADVVMFIHREDYYNTAQDSFNQSMVTEAEIIIAKHRNGPTDTAKLGWARKFTKFVPMDTAHAGIVPPPSSHDVEPAF
- a CDS encoding response regulator is translated as MNSEGTKGSPFPRSNRILIVEDDPDTIKILRLYFIKEKFEVDVAGDGEEGLSILRQHHHDIVLSDVMMPKMDGYKLCEAIRSDDTIKMTPIVLVTAKVELSDKLTGLEKGADAYLTKPYNLTELRAQIASLLKLRELRLALTNREKEIERIRTLEQTLIAISHHINNAIAPISGRAQLTDPADVEQVRKLIDVASIGCRRISRTINLLSDVVSAMKQASNDQAFDLNKTTINELLEKFKSNGDTDLQ
- a CDS encoding HEAT repeat domain-containing protein — its product is MPQYGELKLPPRHIIIKYCWETFELGLKDKNDFVKTSTLTTLGRIGSASAAETIASADLGVKPQVTRTAVATLAQMHDSAAFQALLRFRGHSDFFVRENVAMGMVRMRDLYGDTLVARVLKRMHLYVDSIESDTMFYEKSEIQQERREIKTKLAIAISSVDPRFPDPQIALAYRDAPLAARVALVNFIGAVKPPNALTWLSPFMMDSSTYVRSKTAEALGKIASPQAYDMLRGMLRTQRREEVVVNAAIALMPADEVRAVEVLIQAMDTYDEDTQSNILLALGEAKLPESRAKILPLVKSAVTGKGDWVRVGAIGALGLIKDTTTLPLIEAALEDPVDEVREIAVGVLAQMKGETMVDRLKAWAKDDQYSMRSVALAGLGSLRDPVMVEKTVYPVLYNTMKFDPEMMVRVRAAFTLLNIINDRKYTKGI